One region of Gemmatimonadaceae bacterium genomic DNA includes:
- a CDS encoding YncE family protein, whose product MHGTAVVRRFTYASAVMVTALATRAISAQTPPPARDYLVLVASEAVDRVALVRFGAGGATIERERYVGWSTMEVAGPHGVAVAPNAKQYFVTTAHGTPFGRLTRFNTETNAAEGSVMLGNFPATAQVTPDGSLVFVVNFNLHGDMETSDVSVVSANEMVEIARISTCTMPHGSRISTDGTRHYSACMMDEELVEIDTRTLAVNRHFFLTRGKEMGMTGAPPVRGAAAHANHDMGGHGMEPPKPGDVTCSPTWAQPSRDGTRVWVACNKSSEIVEIDTKTWSLVRRLPAGPGVYNLGVTHDGSRLLATNKRDASVSVFDVVTGKELARIATTRKVVHGVAVSDDDRYAFISVEGIGSEPGTVDIIDLATLKKVASVDVGQQAGGIDFVRSEPTRR is encoded by the coding sequence ATGCACGGTACCGCCGTTGTTCGTCGCTTCACGTATGCCAGTGCGGTCATGGTAACCGCGCTGGCGACCCGCGCAATTTCGGCCCAGACGCCGCCGCCCGCGCGGGACTATCTCGTGCTCGTGGCCAGTGAAGCCGTAGACCGCGTTGCCCTCGTCCGGTTCGGCGCCGGTGGTGCGACGATTGAGCGCGAGCGCTATGTCGGTTGGTCCACCATGGAAGTGGCTGGTCCGCATGGTGTGGCAGTGGCACCGAATGCCAAGCAGTACTTCGTCACCACGGCGCATGGGACGCCGTTCGGCCGTCTCACCAGGTTCAACACCGAGACGAATGCCGCCGAAGGCAGTGTGATGTTGGGCAATTTTCCGGCCACCGCCCAGGTCACACCTGACGGGTCGCTCGTGTTCGTCGTGAATTTCAATCTCCACGGCGATATGGAAACGAGCGACGTGTCGGTGGTCTCGGCCAACGAGATGGTCGAGATCGCGCGCATCAGCACCTGTACCATGCCGCACGGGTCCCGCATCAGCACCGACGGCACACGCCACTACTCGGCGTGCATGATGGATGAAGAACTGGTCGAAATCGACACGCGTACGCTGGCCGTCAACCGCCACTTCTTTCTGACCAGGGGCAAGGAGATGGGTATGACCGGCGCGCCGCCGGTGCGCGGTGCGGCCGCACACGCGAATCACGACATGGGTGGGCACGGCATGGAGCCACCCAAGCCCGGTGACGTGACCTGCTCTCCCACGTGGGCGCAGCCATCACGCGACGGCACGCGCGTCTGGGTCGCGTGCAACAAGTCCAGCGAGATCGTGGAAATCGACACGAAGACGTGGAGTCTCGTGCGTCGGCTGCCGGCCGGTCCCGGCGTGTACAACCTCGGGGTGACCCACGACGGCAGCAGGCTCCTCGCCACCAACAAGCGCGATGCCTCGGTGTCCGTATTCGATGTGGTGACCGGAAAGGAACTGGCGCGCATTGCCACCACGCGCAAGGTCGTGCACGGCGTCGCGGTGTCCGACGACGATCGCTATGCGTTCATCTCCGTCGAAGGGATTGGCTCGGAACCCGGCACGGTGGACATCATCGACCTCGCGACCCTCAAGAAGGTCGCGAGTGTCGATGTGGGCCAGCAGGCCGGCGGCATCGATTTTGTGCGATCGGAGCCAACACGGCGCTAG
- a CDS encoding c-type cytochrome, translated as MPRFLTALTIAGALMFGACKAERQATNEAATTVNADAIVLTPAALAVFAPLPAQLEVSGQPLSDAKIALGRTLFYETLLSDGHDVSCNSCHALNGWGADGRKVSLGHDGRAGTRNAPTVYNAAGHFAQFWDGRASDVEAQAKGPILNPVEMGMLDSAAVLAHLRASKSYVAAFRAAFSGEAEPITYDNVGRAIGAFERKLVTPARWDRLLSGDSTALTAPEREGLQTFMAAGCQQCHNGAFVGGGLFQKAGLVAPWFAQGDSGRYQVTKDPKDLFVFKVPSLRNVDKTGPYFHDGSVASLEEAVRLMAHHQLGKELTPAQVTSIVTWLGTLTGEIPVNYIASPQRPAS; from the coding sequence ATGCCAAGATTTCTGACCGCGCTGACGATCGCCGGCGCTCTGATGTTTGGCGCCTGCAAAGCCGAGCGCCAAGCCACCAATGAGGCCGCAACCACGGTCAATGCAGACGCGATCGTGCTCACTCCGGCGGCACTCGCAGTCTTCGCGCCACTCCCCGCCCAGCTTGAGGTGTCTGGTCAACCGCTCAGCGACGCAAAGATCGCCTTGGGACGCACGCTGTTCTACGAGACATTGCTGTCCGATGGCCACGACGTATCATGCAACAGCTGCCATGCCTTGAACGGCTGGGGCGCCGATGGACGCAAGGTGTCGCTGGGCCACGACGGTCGTGCCGGGACACGCAATGCACCGACGGTGTACAACGCCGCCGGCCATTTCGCGCAGTTCTGGGACGGACGGGCATCGGATGTCGAAGCGCAGGCCAAGGGACCAATCCTCAATCCCGTTGAAATGGGGATGCTCGATTCGGCGGCGGTCCTGGCCCATTTGCGCGCGTCGAAGAGCTATGTGGCCGCATTCCGTGCCGCATTCTCCGGCGAGGCAGAGCCCATCACCTACGACAATGTCGGCCGTGCGATCGGCGCCTTCGAGCGAAAACTGGTGACCCCCGCCCGTTGGGATCGCTTGCTCTCCGGCGATAGCACCGCGTTGACGGCACCCGAACGGGAAGGACTCCAGACGTTCATGGCGGCCGGTTGCCAACAGTGCCATAACGGCGCCTTCGTGGGCGGCGGCCTGTTCCAGAAAGCGGGGCTCGTTGCCCCGTGGTTCGCACAAGGCGACAGCGGTCGCTATCAGGTGACGAAGGATCCGAAGGACCTGTTCGTCTTCAAGGTTCCTTCTCTACGCAACGTCGACAAGACGGGACCGTACTTTCACGACGGGTCGGTTGCCAGCCTTGAGGAAGCGGTGCGTCTGATGGCGCATCATCAGCTCGGCAAGGAACTCACGCCCGCGCAAGTGACATCAATCGTGACCTGGCTGGGCACACTCACCGGAGAGATCCCGGTGAACTATATCGCATCTCCGCAGCGGCCAGCGAGCTAA
- a CDS encoding B12-binding domain-containing radical SAM protein → MRITLIKPRMGTADNALYVEESRMEPLTLGVIGALTPPDVDVKLYDDRMEAIPYDEPTDLVGITVETWTARRSYQIAAEYRKRGVQVILGGMHPTLVPDEAQAYADSVFTGDAEQGWTDVVADAKAGRLKPRYCAQPGVAQAPRVLPRRDLYVGKGYLPISLLQFSRGCHFACSFCAISAFFDRKVFHRHIDQVLEELERRDHKMVFFVDDNFCANREHAKEMCRAMIPLKLKWVSQSSIDMTLDRELMSLLADSGCLGHVVGFESLNAADLKGMRKAAPNLSVHRDPLYARQLEVLRDHGLQTWASFTFGHDTDTIDTIWRTLDWAIAQKFAFGAFNILKPYPNTPLYRTLEAEGRLLWDGRWWNHPEYRFNHAAFTPRNIDPQQLTDALAEARRIWSAPLTMLKRFLDLKTHMRTPYRMAVYWAYNPVYGRENARKQGMKFGLDSSTPSYAQYVRQRPGGRTR, encoded by the coding sequence ATGCGCATCACGCTGATCAAGCCCCGCATGGGCACCGCCGACAACGCGCTCTATGTCGAAGAGAGCCGCATGGAGCCCCTGACCCTGGGCGTGATCGGCGCGCTCACGCCACCCGATGTCGACGTCAAGCTGTACGATGACCGCATGGAAGCGATCCCCTACGACGAGCCAACCGATCTGGTCGGCATCACGGTGGAGACCTGGACGGCCCGGCGTTCGTACCAGATTGCGGCCGAGTATCGCAAACGCGGGGTGCAGGTCATTCTGGGCGGGATGCACCCCACGCTCGTACCGGATGAAGCGCAAGCCTACGCCGACAGTGTGTTTACCGGCGACGCGGAACAGGGGTGGACCGATGTCGTAGCCGACGCGAAGGCCGGCCGACTCAAGCCGCGGTATTGCGCGCAGCCGGGGGTGGCGCAGGCGCCGCGCGTGCTGCCGCGCCGCGACCTGTACGTCGGCAAAGGGTATCTCCCGATCAGCCTGCTGCAATTCAGTCGCGGCTGTCATTTCGCGTGCAGTTTCTGCGCCATCTCGGCCTTCTTCGACCGGAAAGTGTTCCATCGCCACATCGATCAGGTGCTCGAGGAGCTGGAACGGCGTGACCACAAGATGGTGTTCTTCGTGGACGACAACTTCTGTGCCAATCGGGAGCACGCGAAGGAGATGTGCCGCGCGATGATTCCCCTCAAGCTGAAGTGGGTCTCGCAGTCGTCGATCGACATGACGCTCGATCGGGAACTCATGTCGCTCCTGGCCGACAGCGGATGCCTGGGTCATGTGGTCGGCTTCGAGAGTCTCAATGCGGCCGACCTGAAGGGGATGCGCAAGGCCGCACCGAACCTGTCGGTGCACCGCGACCCGCTGTACGCGCGGCAGCTCGAGGTGCTCCGCGACCACGGGCTGCAAACGTGGGCCAGTTTCACGTTCGGACATGACACCGATACGATTGACACGATCTGGCGTACGCTCGACTGGGCGATCGCGCAGAAGTTCGCCTTCGGCGCCTTCAACATCCTGAAGCCGTATCCCAACACACCGTTGTACCGGACCCTCGAGGCGGAGGGCCGACTGTTGTGGGACGGGCGCTGGTGGAACCATCCCGAATACCGGTTCAACCACGCGGCATTCACTCCGCGGAATATTGACCCGCAACAGCTGACCGATGCCCTTGCTGAAGCACGCAGGATCTGGAGCGCACCACTGACGATGCTCAAGCGGTTCCTGGACCTGAAGACACACATGCGCACGCCGTACCGGATGGCGGTGTATTGGGCCTACAATCCGGTGTATGGGCGTGAAAACGCGCGTAAACAGGGCATGAAATTCGGCCTCGATTCATCGACGCCCAGCTACGCGCAATATGTCCGTCAGCGCCCGGGGGGACGGACACGCTGA
- a CDS encoding B12-binding domain-containing radical SAM protein yields the protein MTPLVFAYLSSMTPAHIERVLYDDRFETIPFDEPTDLVAMTVETYTARRAYQLAAEYRKRGVPVVLGGYHPSFMPEEGLQFADAIAIGDAEGIWSEILDDARVGRLKPIYRQPGLTPLETIAPDRSIYGGKRYAPIPLVQYARGCKYACEFCSISAFYGRNLRQRSVPEVIREIEALDRNHVFIVDDNIFVDEARATEFFEALVPLKIRWSSQISIDVAGNPKLMDLLRRSGCISVVIGFESLDTGNLRQMKKGWNVRHQDYDTSIARFKDAGVMIYGTFVHGYDRDTPDSFKINLEFALRHKFYLANFNALTPMPGTKLYHRLRREGRLLNDPWWLDSTYRYGGAVFRPVGMTPAELEAGCYWARSQFNSARSIVSRAFDLPANMRSPYALGVYLATNLVSRTEIHRKQGSPLGIPGVGLDPRGSVPDQMTDTNGWAITNHAADASPIHG from the coding sequence ATGACCCCGCTGGTCTTCGCGTATCTCTCGTCGATGACGCCAGCGCACATCGAGCGGGTGTTGTACGACGATCGCTTCGAGACGATTCCGTTCGACGAGCCGACCGACCTGGTCGCCATGACCGTCGAGACGTACACCGCGCGCCGGGCCTATCAACTGGCGGCCGAGTATCGGAAGCGTGGCGTCCCGGTGGTGTTGGGAGGCTATCACCCCTCGTTCATGCCCGAGGAAGGACTGCAATTCGCCGACGCCATCGCGATCGGTGATGCGGAAGGGATCTGGAGCGAGATCCTCGACGACGCGCGCGTCGGGCGACTCAAGCCGATCTACCGACAACCCGGACTCACGCCGCTGGAGACGATCGCTCCCGATCGCTCCATTTACGGCGGCAAACGCTACGCGCCGATTCCGCTGGTGCAGTACGCGCGTGGCTGCAAATACGCCTGTGAGTTCTGTTCCATCAGCGCCTTCTACGGGCGCAACCTTCGGCAGCGGTCGGTGCCGGAGGTGATCCGGGAGATCGAGGCACTCGACCGCAACCATGTCTTCATCGTCGATGACAACATCTTCGTGGACGAGGCCAGGGCCACCGAGTTCTTCGAGGCGCTCGTGCCGTTGAAGATCCGCTGGTCGAGCCAAATCTCGATTGACGTCGCCGGCAATCCAAAGCTGATGGACCTGCTGCGCCGCAGTGGCTGCATCTCGGTGGTGATTGGCTTCGAGAGTCTCGATACGGGTAACCTGCGGCAGATGAAGAAGGGCTGGAATGTGCGGCATCAGGACTACGACACGTCGATCGCGCGCTTCAAGGACGCCGGCGTGATGATCTATGGCACCTTCGTACACGGCTATGACCGGGACACCCCGGATTCGTTCAAGATCAACCTCGAATTTGCGCTGCGACACAAGTTCTATCTCGCCAATTTCAACGCGCTCACGCCGATGCCGGGCACCAAGCTGTACCATCGGTTGCGGCGCGAAGGTCGACTCCTCAACGATCCGTGGTGGCTGGACTCTACCTACCGCTACGGAGGCGCGGTGTTCCGGCCGGTGGGGATGACCCCTGCCGAACTGGAAGCCGGCTGCTATTGGGCGCGCTCGCAGTTCAACAGCGCGCGCAGCATCGTCTCACGTGCCTTCGATCTGCCTGCCAACATGCGCAGTCCTTATGCGTTGGGCGTCTATCTCGCCACCAACCTTGTCTCGCGGACCGAGATCCACCGGAAGCAGGGTTCGCCGCTCGGTATTCCCGGCGTCGGACTGGATCCGCGCGGGTCGGTGCCCGACCAGATGACGGACACGAACGGTTGGGCGATCACCAATCATGCGGCGGATGCGTCGCCCATTCACGGTTGA
- a CDS encoding B12-binding domain-containing radical SAM protein: MTPLRIALISPKGPLYRHRGGIWRKSLRYQPLTLTTLAALIPADIPHTVQCIDEGIADVPLDLDVDVVGLTVITGTAVRAYALADHFRARGITVVLGGPHVTLIPDDAQPHADAIVVGYAEDTWPQLLHDIVAGTLQRRYTMAPGLSLADRPFPRRDLLPGRHFITNNVFEATRGCVHPCEFCVVPTAWGRKPFLKPVADVVADIRRHGAKKLIFIDLNLIADREHAKTLFTALIPLKLNWYGLATVLLADDLELLELCARSGCRGLLMGLESMSAANLKGSRKGFNSPDNFVRVVERLHAHGIALQGCFVFGLDEDTPDVFLKTAEFAVQAKIDLPRFAVVTPFPNTPLHKRLEAEGRILTRNWELYDAQHVVFQPKHMSVEELQRGIESAWKHAYSLNGIWRRIRQSPAPWPVRIGTNLGYRFYANNLSRFYNCDWIIGRAPSGQDMGYVETSTDAATAEVGS, translated from the coding sequence ATGACCCCTTTGCGCATCGCACTTATCTCCCCCAAAGGTCCGTTGTATCGACACCGTGGCGGGATCTGGCGCAAGTCGCTGCGCTACCAGCCGCTGACGCTCACCACACTGGCGGCGCTCATCCCCGCCGACATTCCGCACACGGTGCAGTGTATCGACGAAGGGATCGCCGATGTGCCCCTCGACCTCGATGTCGATGTCGTCGGGCTCACCGTCATTACCGGGACGGCGGTGCGCGCGTACGCCCTGGCCGACCACTTCCGCGCGCGGGGCATCACGGTCGTACTCGGCGGCCCGCATGTCACTCTCATCCCCGACGACGCGCAACCGCACGCCGATGCGATCGTGGTGGGCTACGCGGAAGACACCTGGCCGCAGCTGCTGCACGACATCGTCGCCGGCACGCTCCAGCGCCGGTACACCATGGCGCCGGGCCTCAGCCTCGCTGACCGACCGTTCCCGCGCCGCGATCTGCTGCCCGGCCGCCACTTCATCACCAACAATGTCTTCGAGGCCACGCGCGGCTGCGTGCATCCCTGCGAGTTCTGCGTGGTACCCACGGCATGGGGCCGCAAGCCGTTCCTCAAGCCGGTGGCCGACGTCGTCGCGGACATCCGTCGGCATGGCGCGAAGAAGCTCATCTTCATCGACCTCAACCTCATCGCCGACCGGGAACACGCGAAGACACTCTTCACGGCGCTCATTCCGCTCAAGCTCAACTGGTACGGCCTGGCCACTGTCCTGCTGGCCGACGACCTCGAGCTGCTTGAACTCTGCGCCCGCAGCGGATGCCGCGGATTGCTCATGGGACTTGAGTCCATGTCGGCCGCAAACCTCAAGGGCAGCCGCAAGGGATTCAATTCACCGGATAACTTTGTCCGCGTTGTCGAGCGCTTGCATGCGCACGGCATTGCGCTGCAGGGCTGCTTCGTGTTCGGGCTCGACGAAGACACGCCGGATGTCTTCCTGAAGACCGCCGAGTTCGCCGTGCAGGCCAAGATCGACCTGCCGCGCTTTGCCGTGGTCACGCCGTTTCCCAATACGCCGCTGCACAAGCGGTTGGAAGCCGAGGGACGCATCCTCACGCGCAACTGGGAACTGTACGACGCGCAACATGTGGTGTTCCAGCCGAAGCACATGAGTGTAGAGGAACTGCAGCGCGGGATCGAATCGGCCTGGAAACATGCCTACAGCTTGAACGGGATCTGGCGGCGCATCCGCCAGTCACCGGCGCCATGGCCGGTGCGCATCGGCACAAACCTCGGCTATCGCTTCTACGCCAACAACCTGTCGCGGTTCTACAACTGCGACTGGATCATCGGGCGCGCGCCGTCAGGACAGGACATGGGATACGTGGAGACCTCCACCGATGCCGCGACCGCCGAGGTGGGCTCGTGA
- a CDS encoding radical SAM protein, producing the protein MESLPAAALAGLTPGDIEVKFYDDRLEPVPFDEPTDLVAISVETYTAKRAYQIASEYRRRGIPVVMGGFHASLCPDEVARYAEAVVVGEAETLWGRVLDDARHGTLQKFYRSEGRPSLELLRPDRSIFRGKRYLPIGLVEAGRGCHFRCDFCAVQTVFNQTQTRRPIDRILDELRALKDSKRIFFFVDDNITSNISQAKEFFRALIPLRIRWVSQASINAAHDEEFLDLLVRSGCQGVLIGFESLNPANLTAMNKTFNTAKGGFEKALANLRRHRIRVYGTFIFGYDGDSEESFRPTVEFAQRHGFYIAAFNHLTPFPGTPLYQRLEAEGRLLYESWWLDDQYSYNRIPFQPRGMSPEALQRECLGARREFYSWSSIFRRSADTVNRSNAFMWRNFFPINAMHRGDVSLRDHYPLGDLSWRGTLLTAN; encoded by the coding sequence ATGGAATCACTGCCGGCGGCCGCGCTGGCCGGCCTCACGCCGGGCGACATCGAGGTGAAGTTCTACGACGACCGGTTGGAGCCGGTGCCATTCGACGAACCGACCGATCTCGTCGCCATCAGTGTCGAGACCTACACCGCGAAGCGCGCCTATCAGATTGCCAGTGAATACCGGCGTCGCGGCATTCCGGTGGTGATGGGCGGCTTTCACGCATCCCTGTGCCCCGACGAGGTCGCGCGCTACGCGGAAGCGGTGGTCGTCGGTGAGGCAGAGACGCTCTGGGGCCGCGTGCTCGATGACGCCCGGCATGGCACACTGCAGAAGTTCTATCGGAGTGAGGGGCGTCCGTCACTGGAACTGCTCCGTCCCGATCGGTCGATCTTCCGCGGCAAGCGCTACTTGCCCATCGGCCTCGTGGAGGCCGGTCGCGGGTGCCATTTCCGTTGCGATTTCTGCGCGGTGCAGACCGTCTTCAACCAGACACAGACGCGCCGACCGATCGACCGCATCCTTGACGAGTTACGCGCCCTCAAGGACTCCAAGCGCATCTTCTTTTTCGTCGACGACAACATCACGTCCAACATCTCGCAGGCCAAGGAGTTCTTCCGCGCCCTCATTCCGCTGCGCATCCGCTGGGTAAGCCAGGCCAGCATCAATGCGGCGCACGACGAGGAATTCCTCGACCTCCTGGTGCGCAGTGGATGTCAGGGCGTGCTGATCGGCTTCGAAAGCCTGAATCCGGCCAACCTCACCGCCATGAACAAGACGTTCAACACGGCGAAAGGCGGATTCGAGAAAGCGCTGGCCAACCTGCGCCGCCATCGCATCCGCGTGTACGGCACCTTCATCTTCGGTTACGACGGCGACTCCGAAGAGAGCTTCCGTCCCACCGTGGAATTCGCGCAACGACATGGCTTCTACATCGCGGCCTTCAATCACCTCACGCCGTTTCCGGGGACGCCGCTGTATCAACGACTCGAGGCCGAAGGCCGGTTGCTGTACGAATCGTGGTGGCTGGACGACCAGTACAGCTACAACCGCATCCCCTTCCAACCGCGCGGCATGTCGCCCGAGGCGCTGCAGCGCGAGTGCCTGGGCGCGCGACGCGAATTCTACTCGTGGTCCAGCATCTTCCGTCGCAGCGCCGACACGGTGAATCGATCCAACGCGTTCATGTGGCGGAATTTCTTCCCGATCAACGCGATGCATCGCGGCGACGTCAGCCTGCGTGATCACTACCCACTGGGAGACCTGTCGTGGCGCGGCACCTTGCTGACCGCGAACTGA